In one Kwoniella botswanensis chromosome 3, complete sequence genomic region, the following are encoded:
- a CDS encoding tubulin alpha-1A chain → MREVISVHVGQAGVQIGNACWELYTLEHGLSPDGRLMEGSPHGGDDGFSTFFSETGTGKHVPRSLYVDLEPNVVDEVRTGTYRSLFHPETMITGKEDAANNYARGHYTIGKDLVDNVLEQVRRLADNCSGLQGFFVFHSFGGGTGSGFGALLMERLSTDYGKKSKLEFSVYPAPKMSTSVVEPYNSVLTTHTTLEHSDCSFMVDNEAIYDICRRNLGITSPSFTNLNRLIAQVVSSITASLRFDGSLNVDLNEFQTNLVPFPRIHFPLATYAPVVSAEKAFHESNSVSEMTISCFESNNQMVKCDPRQGKYMACCLLYRGDVVPKDVNAAVANVRTKRTIQFVDWCPTGFKLGICNEPPALVPGGDLAKVSRSLCMLSNTTSIATAWARLDNKFDLLYSKRAFVHWYVGEGMEEGEFSEAREDLAALEKDYEEVGIDSVDAEEEEGEY, encoded by the exons ATGCGAGAGGTTATCAGT GTCCACGTTGGTCAAGCCG GTGTTCAAATCGGTAATGCTTGTTGGGAGCTTTACACTCTCGAACATGGTCTGAGC CCCGATGGACGTCTTATGGAAGGATCCCCTCacggtggtgatgatggtttctccactttcttctctgagACCGGTACCGGAAAACACGTTCCTCGATCCCTCTATGTCGATCTTGAACCCAACGTAGTTGATGAAGTTCGAACTGGTACTTACCGAAGTCTCTTCCACCCTGAAACCATGATCACCGGAAAGGAAGATGCTGCCAACAACT ACGCTCGTGGTCACTACACCATCGGTAAAGATCTCGTCGACAACGTACTTGAACAAGTACGAAGACTCGCCGATAACTGTTCGGGTCTTCAAGGTTTCTTCGTCTTCCACTCTTTCGGTGGTGGTACAGGTTCAGGTTTCGGTGCTCTCCTCATGGAAAGACTTTCAACCGATTACGGAAAGAAATCAAAACTTGAGTTCTCAGTTTACCCCGCACCCAAGATGTCCACTTCGGTCGTAGAACCTTACAACTCTGTTCTCACCACTCACACCACCCTTGAACACTCTGATTGTTCATTCATGGTTGATAACGAAGC CATCTACGACATCTGCCGAAGAAACTTGGGCATCACCTCCCCATCTTTCACCAACCTCAACAGATTGATCGCCCAAGTCGTGTCTTCCATCACTGCTTCTCTTCGATTCGATGGTTCCCTCAACGTCGACTTAAACGAGTTCCAAACTAACTTGGTACC TTTTCCTCGTATCCACTTCCCCCTCGCCACCTACGCTCCTGTCGTCTCTGCTGAAaagg CCTTCCACGAGTCCAACTCTGTCTCTGAAATGACCATCTCCTGTTTCGAGTCCAACAACCAAATGGTCAAATGCGATCCTCGACAAGGAAAATACATGGCTTGTTGTCTACTTTACCGAGGTGATGTCGTCCCCAAGGATGTCAACGCCGCCGTCGCCAACGTCCGAACCAAACGAACCATCCAATTCGTCGACTGGTGTCCTACCGGTTTCAAATTGGGTATCTGTAACGAACCCCCTGCTCTCGTTCCCGGAGGTGATCTCGCCAAGGTCTCTCGATCTCTCTGTATGCTTTCCAACACCACTTCCATCGCTACTGCTTGGGCTCGTCTCGATAACAAATTCGACTTGCTCTACTCCAAGCGAGCGTTCGTTCATTGG TATGTTGgtgaaggtatggaagaggGAGAGTTCTCAGAGGCAAGAGAAGATTTGGCAGCCTTGGAGAAAGATTACGAGGAAGTTGGAATTGACTCTGTTGAtgccgaagaggaagagggtgaatACTAG